One region of Skermanella mucosa genomic DNA includes:
- a CDS encoding NADH-quinone oxidoreductase subunit B family protein, with amino-acid sequence MLKTIARNLLRGPVTMKGPAPAEDGIEELASRLDRAARTRLGRSLSIREVDAGSCNGCELEIHALNNVIYDLERFGMRFVASPRHADVLMVTGPVTANMRDALFRTWDATPDPKWVVAVGGCALDGGLFKGSYGIVGGVGAVVPVDLHIPGCPPRPIDLLAGLVALVEAAK; translated from the coding sequence ATGCTGAAGACCATCGCCCGGAACCTGCTCCGGGGGCCCGTCACCATGAAGGGGCCGGCCCCCGCCGAAGACGGCATCGAGGAGCTGGCGAGCCGCCTGGACCGGGCGGCCCGGACCCGGCTGGGCCGGAGCCTGTCGATCCGCGAGGTCGACGCCGGGTCGTGCAACGGCTGCGAACTGGAGATCCACGCGCTCAACAACGTGATCTACGACCTGGAGCGCTTCGGGATGCGCTTCGTCGCCTCGCCCCGGCACGCCGACGTGCTGATGGTGACCGGGCCGGTCACGGCCAACATGCGCGACGCGCTGTTCCGGACCTGGGACGCCACGCCCGACCCGAAATGGGTCGTCGCGGTCGGCGGCTGCGCGCTGGACGGCGGATTGTTCAAGGGCAGCTACGGCATCGTCGGCGGGGTCGGCGCGGTGGTCCCGGTCGACCTCCACATCCCCGGCTGCCCGCCGCGCCCGATAGACCTGCTCGCCGGGCTGGTCGCCCTGGTGGAGGCCGCGAAGTAA